Proteins encoded in a region of the Nonomuraea helvata genome:
- a CDS encoding YifB family Mg chelatase-like AAA ATPase — MAVARTRSVAVIGVTGRIVEVEADVGNGLAGIHLIGLPDTALSEARDRVRSATVNSSYPWPDARIIVSLFPASLPKRGSQFDLAVAVAILSAAGVIPAERIAEPFFLGELGLDGRIRPVRGVLPSILGAAEHGDVTVVVPSGNSAEAGLVPNVKVVPVSHLRQLVEWLRKGEEAPESRAEECAEPLRPATEPAVDLADVVGQPVARRALEVCAAGGHNLWMLGPPGTGKTMLAERLPTLLPDLELDHALEVTAIHSVAGVLPPNAPMMSRPPFVAPHHTATSAAIIGGGSATVRPGAVSLAHRGVLFLDEGPEFPRHVLDALRQPLESGRVTVSRSAGSVTFPARFMLVLAANPCPCAQSEDQGESCKCTPTIRRRYLGRLSGPLLDRIDMKVTVARSSRRELLADRQFVETSKTVGERVFVARERAAERLAGTPWRTNAEIPSALLHSDYRPSSEAMKPMTSCLDSGALTARGLDRVVRVAWTLSDLAGKDAPEQDETNAALGFWLGVQS; from the coding sequence ATGGCCGTGGCCCGCACCCGCAGCGTAGCCGTCATCGGAGTCACGGGCCGCATCGTCGAGGTCGAGGCCGACGTGGGCAACGGCCTGGCAGGCATCCACCTCATCGGCCTGCCCGACACGGCGCTCAGCGAGGCCCGCGACCGGGTCAGATCCGCCACGGTCAACAGCAGTTACCCCTGGCCCGACGCCCGCATCATCGTCAGCCTCTTCCCGGCCAGCCTGCCCAAGCGAGGCTCGCAGTTCGATCTGGCCGTGGCCGTGGCCATCCTGAGCGCCGCCGGAGTGATTCCCGCCGAACGCATCGCGGAGCCGTTCTTCCTGGGCGAGCTCGGACTCGACGGCCGCATACGGCCCGTACGTGGCGTGCTGCCCTCCATCCTCGGCGCGGCCGAGCACGGGGACGTCACGGTCGTCGTCCCCTCCGGAAACTCAGCCGAGGCCGGCCTGGTGCCCAACGTCAAGGTGGTCCCGGTGTCCCACCTGCGTCAGCTCGTGGAGTGGCTGCGCAAGGGAGAGGAAGCCCCGGAGTCGCGAGCCGAGGAGTGCGCGGAGCCGCTCAGACCCGCCACCGAGCCGGCGGTGGACCTGGCGGACGTGGTCGGGCAGCCGGTCGCCCGCCGGGCCCTTGAGGTGTGCGCGGCAGGCGGTCACAACCTGTGGATGCTCGGCCCGCCGGGCACCGGCAAGACCATGCTGGCCGAGCGCCTGCCCACCCTCCTGCCGGACCTGGAGCTCGACCATGCCCTGGAGGTCACGGCCATCCACTCGGTCGCGGGCGTCCTGCCGCCTAACGCCCCCATGATGAGCAGACCCCCGTTCGTCGCCCCGCACCACACGGCGACGTCGGCCGCGATCATCGGCGGCGGCAGCGCCACCGTGCGCCCTGGGGCGGTCTCCCTCGCCCACAGGGGCGTGCTCTTCCTGGACGAGGGCCCCGAGTTCCCCCGCCATGTGCTCGACGCGCTGCGGCAGCCGCTGGAGTCCGGTCGCGTGACGGTCTCCAGATCGGCGGGCTCGGTCACGTTCCCGGCGAGGTTCATGCTGGTGCTGGCGGCCAATCCCTGCCCCTGCGCCCAGTCGGAGGACCAGGGCGAGAGCTGCAAGTGCACGCCCACGATCAGGCGCCGCTACCTGGGCAGGCTCTCCGGCCCGCTGCTCGACCGCATCGACATGAAGGTCACCGTGGCCCGCTCGTCCAGACGCGAGCTCCTGGCCGACCGTCAGTTCGTGGAGACGAGCAAGACGGTGGGCGAACGCGTGTTCGTGGCCCGCGAACGAGCCGCCGAACGGCTGGCCGGCACCCCTTGGCGTACGAACGCCGAGATCCCCTCGGCCCTCCTCCATTCCGACTACCGTCCGTCCAGCGAGGCCATGAAGCCCATGACGTCCTGCCTGGACTCGGGCGCCCTCACCGCCCGCGGTCTCGACCGGGTCGTACGCGTGGCCTGGACGCTCTCCGACCTGGCCGGCAAGGATGCCCCGGAGCAGGACGAGACCAACGCCGCACTCGGCTTCTGGCTCGGGGTGCAGTCGTGA
- a CDS encoding YraN family protein, with protein MAAKQDLGKQGEQVAVTYLEAEGMKIIGRNWRCRHGEIDIIAEDGPDLVVVEVKTRSGRSHGTALESVSRAKLARLRMLSAAWLATQSRTFAAVRVDVIALERFAGDFALNHVRGAI; from the coding sequence ATGGCCGCGAAGCAGGACCTCGGCAAACAGGGCGAACAGGTAGCCGTGACCTACCTGGAGGCCGAGGGGATGAAGATAATCGGCCGTAACTGGCGCTGCCGCCACGGCGAGATCGACATCATCGCCGAAGACGGCCCCGACCTGGTCGTCGTCGAGGTCAAAACCCGATCAGGCAGATCCCACGGCACAGCCCTGGAGTCCGTGAGCCGGGCCAAGCTGGCCCGGCTGCGCATGCTCTCCGCCGCCTGGCTGGCCACGCAGTCGCGCACGTTCGCCGCCGTGCGGGTGGATGTGATCGCCCTCGAGCGCTTCGCCGGTGACTTCGCCCTCAATCACGTACGGGGGGCGATCTAG
- the katG gene encoding catalase/peroxidase HPI: MSENHDAIVTDAKTEGGDGCPVAHVRAPHPTQGGGNRQWWPERLNLKILAKNPAVANPLGAEFDYAEAFKGLDLPAVKRDIAEVLTTSQDWWPADFGHYGPFIIRMAWHSAGTYRISDGRGGAGAGQQRFAPLNSWPDNGNLDKARRLLWPVKKKYGQKLSWADLMILAGNVALESMGFKTFGFAGGRADVWEPDEDVYWGPETTWLGDERYTGDRELESPLGAVQMGLIYVNPEGPNGNPDPLAAARDIRETFRRMAMNDEETVALIAGGHTFGKTHGAGPADHVGPDPEAASIEEQGFGWRNSFGTGKGADTITSGLEGIWTNTPITWDNSFFEILFGYEWELFKSPAGAHQWRPKDGAGAGTVPDAHDPSKSHAPTMLTTDLSLRFDPVYEQISRRFLENPDEFADAFARAWFKLTHRDMGPVARYLGPEVPAETLLWQDPLPAVTHELVDAEDIASLKSQILASGLSVSELVSTAWASASSFRGSDKRGGANGARIRLQPQSGWEVNDPDRLATVLGTLEGIQKAFNGAQTGGRQVSLADVIVLAGGAAVEKAAKDAGFDVQVPFTPGRVDASQEETDVESFAALEPAADGFRNYLGKGNRLPAEYLLLDRANLLTLSAPEMTALVGGLRVLGANYQQSPVGVFTTTPGALTNDFFVNLLDLGTTWKSTSEDANTFEGRDAATGEVKWTGSRADLVFGSNSELRALAEVYASDDAKEKFVNDFVAAWVKVMNLDRFDLV; encoded by the coding sequence ATGTCCGAAAACCATGACGCAATCGTCACAGACGCGAAGACGGAGGGCGGAGACGGTTGCCCGGTCGCGCACGTGCGCGCCCCGCACCCGACTCAGGGCGGTGGAAACCGCCAGTGGTGGCCGGAGCGGCTCAACCTGAAGATCCTCGCCAAGAACCCCGCCGTGGCCAACCCCCTCGGTGCGGAGTTCGACTACGCGGAGGCGTTCAAGGGCCTCGACCTGCCGGCCGTGAAGCGGGACATCGCGGAGGTGCTGACGACCTCGCAGGACTGGTGGCCGGCCGACTTCGGGCACTACGGCCCGTTCATCATCCGGATGGCGTGGCACAGCGCGGGCACGTACCGGATCAGCGACGGCCGTGGCGGCGCCGGGGCCGGCCAGCAGCGCTTCGCGCCCCTCAACAGCTGGCCGGACAACGGGAACCTCGACAAGGCCCGCCGGCTGCTCTGGCCGGTCAAGAAGAAGTACGGCCAGAAGCTCTCGTGGGCCGACCTCATGATCCTGGCCGGCAACGTCGCCCTGGAGTCGATGGGCTTCAAGACCTTCGGCTTCGCCGGCGGCCGTGCGGACGTCTGGGAGCCCGACGAGGACGTCTACTGGGGCCCCGAGACCACCTGGCTCGGTGACGAGCGCTACACCGGCGACAGGGAGCTGGAGAGCCCTCTGGGCGCGGTCCAGATGGGCCTCATCTACGTCAACCCAGAGGGCCCCAACGGCAACCCGGACCCGCTGGCCGCGGCCCGTGACATCCGTGAGACGTTCCGCCGGATGGCGATGAACGACGAGGAGACGGTCGCCCTGATCGCGGGCGGTCACACGTTCGGCAAGACCCACGGTGCGGGCCCGGCCGACCACGTCGGCCCCGACCCCGAGGCCGCCTCGATCGAGGAGCAGGGCTTCGGCTGGCGGAACTCGTTCGGCACCGGCAAGGGCGCCGACACGATCACCAGCGGTCTCGAGGGCATCTGGACGAACACCCCGATCACCTGGGACAACAGCTTCTTCGAGATCCTGTTCGGCTACGAGTGGGAGCTGTTCAAGAGCCCCGCGGGCGCGCACCAGTGGCGGCCGAAGGACGGCGCCGGGGCCGGCACCGTCCCCGACGCGCACGACCCGTCGAAGAGCCACGCTCCGACGATGCTGACGACCGACCTCTCGCTCCGGTTCGACCCGGTCTACGAGCAGATCTCGCGGCGCTTCCTCGAGAACCCCGACGAGTTCGCGGACGCCTTCGCCCGCGCGTGGTTCAAGCTGACCCACCGCGACATGGGCCCGGTCGCGCGCTACCTCGGCCCGGAGGTCCCGGCCGAGACGCTGCTGTGGCAGGACCCCCTCCCCGCGGTGACGCACGAGCTCGTCGACGCCGAGGACATCGCCTCGCTCAAGAGCCAGATCCTCGCCTCGGGCCTGTCGGTGTCCGAGCTCGTGTCCACCGCGTGGGCGTCGGCCTCGTCCTTCCGCGGCAGCGACAAGCGCGGCGGCGCCAACGGCGCCCGCATCCGCCTCCAGCCGCAGAGCGGGTGGGAGGTCAACGATCCCGACCGGCTGGCGACGGTGCTGGGCACCCTGGAGGGGATCCAGAAGGCCTTCAACGGCGCCCAGACGGGCGGCAGGCAGGTCTCGCTCGCCGACGTGATCGTCCTCGCCGGCGGCGCGGCCGTCGAGAAGGCCGCCAAGGACGCCGGTTTCGACGTCCAGGTGCCCTTCACGCCGGGCCGCGTGGACGCCTCGCAGGAGGAGACCGACGTGGAGTCGTTCGCCGCTCTCGAGCCGGCCGCCGACGGGTTCCGCAACTACCTCGGCAAGGGCAACCGCCTGCCGGCCGAGTACCTGCTGCTCGACCGGGCGAACCTGCTGACCCTGAGCGCCCCCGAGATGACCGCCCTCGTCGGTGGGCTCCGCGTCCTGGGCGCGAACTACCAGCAGTCGCCGGTCGGCGTCTTCACCACGACCCCCGGGGCCCTGACCAACGACTTCTTCGTCAACCTGCTCGACCTGGGCACGACGTGGAAGTCGACGTCCGAGGACGCGAACACGTTCGAGGGCCGCGACGCCGCCACGGGCGAGGTCAAGTGGACCGGCAGCCGGGCCGACCTGGTCTTCGGGTCGAACTCCGAGCTGCGCGCGCTCGCTGAGGTCTACGCGAGCGACGACGCGAAGGAGAAGTTCGTGAACGACTTCGTCGCGGCGTGGGTCAAGGTCATGAACCTGGACCGGTTCGACCTCGTGTGA
- a CDS encoding Fur family transcriptional regulator, giving the protein MTAPSSPNIAEELRGAGLRVTAARVALLETVRDGDHLDVEAIASGVRERVGHVSLQAVYEALHALTAAGLVRRIEPSGSPARFEGRVGDNHHHVVCRSCGVVADVDCAVGHAPCLTASNDHGFTIDEAEVIYWGLCPDCSAALSS; this is encoded by the coding sequence ATGACCGCGCCCAGCTCTCCGAACATCGCCGAGGAGCTGCGCGGAGCGGGCCTGCGGGTGACGGCCGCCCGCGTCGCGCTGCTCGAGACCGTCCGGGACGGTGACCACCTCGATGTCGAGGCGATCGCCTCCGGGGTGCGCGAACGCGTAGGCCACGTCTCACTTCAAGCCGTGTACGAGGCCCTTCACGCGCTCACCGCGGCGGGGCTCGTACGCCGCATCGAACCGTCCGGCAGCCCGGCCCGGTTCGAGGGACGCGTCGGGGACAACCACCATCACGTCGTGTGCCGGTCGTGCGGCGTCGTCGCTGACGTCGACTGCGCGGTCGGCCACGCGCCCTGCCTGACCGCGTCGAACGACCACGGCTTCACCATCGACGAGGCCGAGGTCATCTACTGGGGCCTGTGCCCCGACTGTTCCGCTGCCCTCAGTTCCTGA
- a CDS encoding DUF2469 domain-containing protein, protein MSAEDLEKYETEMELQLYREYRDVVGLFTYVVETERRFYLTNSVDLDVRTAENGDVFFDVKMQDAWVWDMYRPARFVKNVRVVTFKDVNVEELAKADLEMPKEGFSG, encoded by the coding sequence ATGAGCGCAGAGGATCTCGAAAAGTACGAAACCGAGATGGAGCTGCAGCTTTACCGCGAATACCGGGATGTCGTCGGTTTGTTCACATACGTGGTGGAGACTGAGCGGCGGTTCTACCTGACCAACTCGGTCGATCTCGACGTCCGCACCGCGGAGAACGGCGATGTCTTCTTCGACGTGAAGATGCAGGACGCCTGGGTGTGGGACATGTATCGACCGGCGCGATTCGTCAAGAACGTGCGGGTGGTCACGTTCAAGGACGTGAACGTGGAGGAATTGGCCAAGGCGGACCTGGAGATGCCCAAGGAGGGCTTCTCGGGCTGA
- a CDS encoding ribonuclease HII, which produces MTVAFRPRPSVVRRDSGLYAYERALARRGLTPIAGVDEAGRGACAGPLVVAAVILRRQIDGLGDSKLLSPAVRERLYDQILRVSHIGIVIISPGEIDAKGLHKCNVSGMRRAVAQLPCDPEYILTDGFPVPGLPAPSLAVWKGDQVAACVAAASIVAKVTRDRLMVTLDERYPQYGFAEHKGYVTPGHRLALETHGPCPDHRYSFVTVARGMGENEMGAGVA; this is translated from the coding sequence ATGACAGTTGCGTTCCGTCCTCGGCCGAGTGTCGTCCGGCGCGATTCCGGGCTCTATGCCTATGAGCGGGCACTCGCCCGCCGCGGCCTCACCCCCATCGCGGGCGTCGACGAGGCCGGCCGCGGCGCCTGCGCGGGGCCGCTCGTCGTCGCGGCCGTGATCCTGCGCAGGCAGATCGACGGCCTCGGCGACTCGAAGCTGCTGAGCCCGGCGGTGCGCGAACGCCTCTACGACCAGATTCTGCGCGTCTCCCACATCGGCATAGTGATCATCTCGCCGGGGGAGATCGACGCTAAAGGTCTGCACAAATGCAACGTTTCAGGAATGCGGCGCGCTGTCGCGCAGTTGCCCTGTGATCCGGAGTACATCTTGACGGACGGCTTCCCGGTGCCCGGGCTGCCGGCGCCGTCGCTGGCCGTGTGGAAGGGGGATCAGGTGGCCGCGTGCGTGGCGGCCGCGTCGATCGTGGCCAAGGTGACCCGAGACCGCCTCATGGTCACGCTCGACGAGCGTTACCCGCAGTACGGCTTCGCGGAGCACAAGGGGTATGTCACACCAGGACACCGGCTGGCGCTGGAAACGCACGGTCCGTGTCCTGATCACCGTTACTCCTTCGTCACGGTGGCGAGGGGGATGGGTGAAAATGAAATGGGGGCCGGGGTTGCCTGA
- the lepB gene encoding signal peptidase I — MAVTKKAEGVGKEKKKGGFRETVLLLVLGVGIALLLQAFVVGSFYIPSESMENTLLINDRVFVNKLSGKPERGDIVVFKGWTTGEDTIKRVIGIGGDKVVCCDSKKRITVNGTPLDEQSYLFPNDYASGDKFNVTVPAGKLWLMGDHRSASADSRAHMDEPGGGFISENDVIGKAVVRYWPLSRGYLFSRPDTFDKVK; from the coding sequence ATGGCCGTCACCAAGAAGGCGGAGGGTGTGGGGAAAGAGAAGAAGAAGGGTGGTTTCCGCGAGACCGTCCTGCTGCTGGTCCTCGGAGTGGGCATCGCGCTGCTGCTGCAGGCGTTCGTGGTCGGCTCTTTCTACATTCCGTCGGAGTCGATGGAGAACACTCTGCTGATCAACGACCGGGTCTTCGTCAACAAGCTCTCGGGCAAGCCCGAGCGCGGCGACATCGTGGTGTTCAAGGGCTGGACCACCGGCGAGGACACCATCAAGCGGGTTATCGGCATCGGCGGCGACAAGGTGGTGTGCTGCGACTCCAAGAAGCGCATCACCGTCAACGGCACCCCGCTGGACGAGCAGTCCTACCTCTTCCCCAATGATTACGCTTCCGGCGATAAGTTCAACGTCACGGTGCCTGCGGGCAAGCTCTGGCTCATGGGTGACCACCGCAGCGCCTCGGCCGACTCGCGGGCCCACATGGACGAGCCCGGAGGCGGGTTCATCTCGGAGAACGACGTGATCGGCAAGGCCGTGGTGCGTTACTGGCCGCTGTCGCGGGGCTATCTCTTCTCCCGTCCTGACACCTTCGACAAGGTCAAGTAG
- the lepB gene encoding signal peptidase I, whose amino-acid sequence MTSESQEHGAARRPVEDEVDVVAEETQKPAKDGKNEKKGSFWKELPVLVVVALVLALIIKTFVVQAFYIPSESMENTLLKNDRVLVNKLVYHTRDIERGDVVVFSGVDSWDGEFQMEEPSNPVAGFFRWVGTAFGLVPGEKDYIKRVIGVGGDHVKCCDSKGRITVNGTPIDEESYLYPGNVPSDRFFDIKVPDERLWVMGDHRSVSLDSRSHTGDAGGGSIPVSQVVGRAFVIVWPFNRATSIDIPATFAQPALQALGDSVPMLAGFAFAVPLILVRRRWLGRRRR is encoded by the coding sequence ATGACTAGCGAGAGCCAGGAGCACGGCGCTGCGCGCCGCCCTGTCGAGGACGAGGTGGACGTGGTCGCCGAAGAGACTCAGAAGCCGGCAAAAGATGGGAAAAATGAGAAGAAGGGGTCGTTCTGGAAAGAACTTCCCGTTCTTGTCGTTGTCGCGCTGGTGCTGGCCCTGATCATCAAGACGTTTGTGGTCCAGGCCTTCTACATTCCATCGGAGTCGATGGAGAACACCCTGCTGAAAAACGACAGGGTCCTGGTCAACAAGCTGGTCTACCACACCCGTGACATCGAGCGCGGCGACGTGGTGGTGTTCTCGGGCGTCGACTCCTGGGACGGCGAGTTCCAGATGGAGGAGCCGTCCAACCCGGTCGCGGGGTTCTTCCGGTGGGTCGGCACGGCGTTCGGCCTCGTGCCCGGCGAGAAGGACTACATCAAGCGGGTCATCGGCGTCGGGGGCGACCACGTCAAGTGCTGCGACTCCAAGGGACGCATCACGGTCAACGGCACGCCCATCGACGAGGAGAGCTATCTCTATCCGGGCAATGTGCCGTCCGACAGGTTCTTCGACATCAAGGTGCCGGACGAGCGGCTGTGGGTGATGGGCGACCACCGGTCGGTCTCGCTCGACTCCCGCTCCCACACCGGTGACGCCGGTGGCGGCTCCATCCCCGTGAGTCAGGTCGTCGGGCGCGCCTTCGTGATCGTCTGGCCGTTCAACCGGGCGACCTCGATCGACATTCCCGCCACGTTCGCGCAACCGGCGCTTCAGGCGCTCGGTGACTCCGTGCCGATGCTCGCCGGGTTCGCGTTCGCCGTACCCTTGATCTTGGTTCGTCGCCGCTGGTTGGGCAGGAGGAGGCGTTGA
- the rplS gene encoding 50S ribosomal protein L19, whose translation MHTKIQELEKATLRSDVPDFRPGDTLEVHVRVVEGNRSRIQVFKGFVLRRQGSGARETFTVRKVSYGVGVERTFPVHSPVIEKIALVTRGDVRRAKLYYMRDLRGKAARIREKRETTPAK comes from the coding sequence ATGCACACGAAGATCCAGGAGCTCGAGAAGGCGACCCTGCGCAGCGACGTGCCGGATTTCCGCCCCGGTGACACGCTCGAGGTCCACGTACGAGTCGTCGAAGGAAACCGCTCCCGTATCCAGGTCTTCAAGGGCTTCGTGCTGCGCAGGCAGGGCAGCGGCGCCCGCGAGACCTTCACGGTCCGCAAGGTCAGCTACGGCGTCGGCGTCGAGCGCACCTTCCCCGTGCACAGCCCGGTCATCGAGAAGATCGCGCTCGTGACCCGCGGCGACGTGCGTCGCGCCAAGCTCTACTACATGCGTGACCTGCGCGGCAAGGCCGCCCGCATCCGCGAGAAGCGCGAGACCACGCCCGCGAAGTAA
- the trmD gene encoding tRNA (guanosine(37)-N1)-methyltransferase TrmD: MRLDIITIFPEYFAPLDVSLIGKARERGTLDVRVHQLRDWAHDVHKTVDDTPYGGGPGMVMKPEVWGEAVDDVIGDGAPRLIVPTPSGRPFTQELAQELAGEPWLLFACGRYEGIDSRVMAEYGSRLRVDEVSIGDYVLAGGEVAVLVMVEAVGRLLPGVLGNAQSVVDDSFAPGSMRNLVEGPVYTKPPVWRGHEVPDVLLSGHHGKVARWRRDQALRRTVLNRPELAAALDPETLDKHDRKLLEELSFRVGREDMAN; this comes from the coding sequence ATGCGGCTCGACATCATCACGATCTTCCCCGAGTACTTCGCGCCGCTCGACGTCTCGCTGATCGGCAAGGCCCGAGAGCGCGGCACGCTCGACGTACGCGTGCACCAGCTCCGGGACTGGGCCCACGACGTGCACAAGACCGTGGACGACACCCCCTACGGCGGGGGGCCCGGCATGGTCATGAAGCCCGAGGTGTGGGGCGAGGCCGTCGACGACGTGATCGGCGACGGCGCGCCGCGGCTGATCGTGCCGACGCCGAGCGGGCGGCCGTTCACGCAGGAGCTGGCGCAGGAGCTGGCGGGGGAGCCGTGGCTGCTGTTCGCGTGCGGGCGGTACGAGGGCATCGACTCGCGGGTCATGGCCGAGTACGGCTCGCGGCTGCGCGTGGACGAGGTCAGCATCGGCGACTACGTGCTGGCCGGGGGCGAGGTGGCGGTGCTGGTCATGGTCGAGGCCGTCGGAAGGCTGCTTCCCGGCGTGCTCGGCAACGCCCAGTCGGTCGTGGACGACTCGTTCGCGCCCGGTTCCATGAGGAATCTGGTCGAAGGACCCGTCTACACCAAGCCGCCCGTCTGGCGGGGGCATGAGGTGCCCGATGTGCTGCTGTCCGGGCACCACGGGAAAGTCGCCAGATGGCGGCGGGATCAGGCGCTGCGCCGTACCGTGCTGAACAGGCCGGAGCTGGCGGCGGCGCTCGACCCCGAGACGCTCGACAAGCACGACAGGAAGCTCCTGGAGGAGCTCTCGTTTCGCGTCGGGCGCGAAGATATGGCAAACTGA
- the rimM gene encoding ribosome maturation factor RimM (Essential for efficient processing of 16S rRNA) produces MQLVVGRIGRPHGVRGEVTVEVLTDDPELRFAVGASITTDPGDRGPLVVEGRRRHKDMLLLAFEGVHDRDAAEELRGTMLVIDSADVVPSDDPDEFHDHELIGLAVETTSGEPVGEVTDVLHHGQDLLVVRRSGADEALIPFVKVLVPEVDLAAGRLIVDPPEGLL; encoded by the coding sequence TTGCAGCTGGTCGTCGGCCGGATCGGCCGTCCACATGGGGTACGCGGTGAAGTCACCGTCGAGGTGCTCACCGACGATCCCGAGCTGCGCTTCGCCGTGGGCGCGTCGATCACGACGGACCCCGGCGACAGGGGGCCGCTCGTCGTCGAGGGCCGCCGCCGGCACAAGGACATGCTGCTGCTGGCGTTCGAGGGCGTCCACGACCGCGACGCGGCGGAGGAGCTGCGGGGCACCATGCTCGTCATCGACTCGGCCGACGTGGTGCCGTCTGACGACCCCGACGAGTTCCACGATCACGAGCTCATCGGGCTGGCGGTGGAGACCACGTCGGGCGAGCCCGTGGGCGAGGTCACCGACGTCCTGCACCACGGCCAGGACCTCCTGGTGGTGCGGCGGAGCGGGGCGGACGAGGCGCTCATCCCGTTCGTCAAGGTCCTGGTGCCCGAGGTCGACCTGGCGGCGGGCCGGCTGATCGTCGACCCGCCAGAGGGCCTGCTCTGA
- a CDS encoding RNA-binding protein, with translation MLEEALEHLVKGIVEHPDDVRVRARRIRSGRVLEVRVHPEDLGKVIGRGGRTAKALRTVVNALADGKYVRVDLLDLHETVR, from the coding sequence GTGCTCGAGGAGGCTCTCGAGCACCTCGTCAAGGGCATCGTCGAACATCCAGACGATGTCCGGGTCCGCGCACGCCGCATTCGCAGCGGGCGCGTCCTGGAGGTCCGGGTGCACCCCGAGGACCTGGGCAAGGTCATCGGACGCGGCGGGCGCACCGCCAAGGCGCTGCGCACCGTTGTGAACGCCCTGGCCGACGGGAAGTACGTGCGGGTCGATCTGCTCGATCTGCACGAAACAGTCCGTTAG
- the rpsP gene encoding 30S ribosomal protein S16, translating to MAVKIKLKRLGMIRNAQYRIVVADSRTKRDGRAIEEIGLYHPKENPSRIEVNAERAAYWLGVGAQPTEPVLKLLKLTGDWQKFKGEAAPAPLKVAEPAPDRHALYEAAAKEALSGGDTGTAATTPKKAKKKEEAEAPAETQAEGEA from the coding sequence GTGGCAGTCAAGATCAAGCTCAAGCGGCTCGGAATGATCCGCAACGCTCAATACCGCATCGTCGTCGCTGACAGCCGCACCAAGCGTGACGGCCGGGCGATCGAGGAGATCGGCCTGTACCACCCGAAGGAGAACCCTTCGCGCATCGAGGTCAACGCTGAGCGTGCGGCCTACTGGCTGGGTGTCGGCGCGCAGCCGACCGAGCCCGTGCTCAAGCTGCTCAAGCTCACCGGTGACTGGCAGAAGTTCAAGGGCGAGGCCGCTCCGGCGCCCCTGAAGGTCGCCGAGCCCGCGCCCGACCGTCACGCCCTCTACGAGGCCGCGGCCAAGGAGGCGCTGTCCGGTGGCGACACCGGCACGGCCGCCACCACGCCGAAGAAGGCCAAGAAGAAGGAAGAGGCCGAGGCCCCCGCCGAGACCCAGGCCGAGGGCGAGGCCTGA